A window of Desulfuromonas sp. genomic DNA:
TTCATTGCAACTCCTTTTTTATCAACGGTTCATGATAATCGGCGGCGACGAAATGTTCGAACACCACCGCAATTTTAGACATTTTGCTTTTCAGATTCACACAGACGTATTTTCCGTCTGGTTGATTAGTTTGTTAGAAATTCTCTTTAAAGCTACAGAACCAAAAACAATATAAATACCAATATTGAAATAAATAAAGAAAAGATGAAAGCGTACCGTTTGGTTATGAATTTGGAAATTATTGCTCCATTCATTATGGTTGCAATGATTAATGAAGTTAAAAATAATTCGTTACCAACTATCGGGCCTAACATAAAAGACCACGGAAAACTGGTGATTGTCAGGGATATTACCAACGTGTAATTTAAGGCACTATATGGATCACCATTTTTCAGTGTAATTAAATACGCTATGAATAATGATATCAAGATAGGCGATGATGCTAATATGCCGTCTCTTATAAAATTGACAAGCTGTGAGATATGTTTACTCATTCCATATCAACGGACCAAGCTAAGCGGGCTGGGCCTGGTCACTTTCAAATTAGTAGAAACCTTTACGCGAACCACCGCCGTATTTCCCAGTCCGCTTGAGCAATTGGTTAGCCATTCGACCTCTACGATTTAAGCATAGAGATGAACATGCCCACCGTTATAAATAAGCCAATATAGAAATAGTAAATTTTAAGTAACAAAGGTGGCTTGACTAATATTTTAGTTGGTAGGAAAGCCACAATTAAAGTTGGGAGAAAAGCAATGAAGAATGCTATTGCTTCAATTTTTTGCGTGGGAGTGTTGTTTTCAGCTAACACAATTATGGCAAAACTGACAATCCCACCGATAATAAAAATTGGGACGAATATAAACAGTCTGACAAGTATGACAATAGAATTTTCCATATATGTGGCTAACTACTGATTAGACGGAATTATTTCCGCATAATATTCACTGTGAATTACTAAAGAACTGGCTACAGCTTCATGATTCCAGCAACTTAACATTTTGATCTGTAATATTGAAAATGAAAATGCGACCAATTCCCATCAATTTAATAAACAAAAAAGTTACCCATAATTCCGTCAAATGACGAAAAAAATTATCAGGTATACTCAAAAATAATTCGGCTCATTATAGCAACCATTTCTTACATTTTTCTTACATCTGGAGGGAAAATCAGGTGCTCCTGAATTTTTCTTGCAGGTGCCGTTGGGCTTCGACCAGGAAGCGGGCAGAGTCTTCTTCCAGCTCGTCATAATGTTTCAGTAACTCACCATACCCCTCGGCCAGCGGATTCTCCCGCTTGATCCGCTCACCAATGCGGATCAGGGCGCGCTCCATCACCTCGACCTCGCGGTAGGAGACGAGCCAGTTGTATTGAATCATGCGTGGGGCGACAGCTTGTAGCTTTTCCGGCAGGATGTGTTGGTATTCCTCGAGCAGGAGGTAGGTCTCTAAGGCGAATTCCTCGAGGGTCCCCTCGGCGTGCCGGTCCCAGTTGCGGGCAAGGAAGTGATCGTAGAATACATCGATGAGAATGCCGCGGAAATAGCCAAAGCGGGGATCGATCCGTTCACGGCTGGCGTTGACCGCCGGGCTGACCTGGGAAAAGGAATCGATGCTCCGGTGCTGACGCAGGCCGTGGATGATCTGCGGATGGTAGGGTGCCTTTTCGAGCCGTCCTTTGACGAAATCGCCCATCATATTGCCGAGGCGGACGAGGGGGGTCGGATCGGAGAGGTGGAGGTGCATCAGGTAGTTCATACTGAGATTATAAGGCGGAAACGGTCTGCTGTCCCGTTTCACCGCTTCCGAGGACGCCGTCCGCCATACGGATATGCTCGATATCGGTCCAGTCGAGGCCGAGCAAGGCGGCACCGGCCGCATCAACGGCGACCGGATCGGTGCCGACGATCAGCTTGCCGAGCGGCGGTTCGCAGTGGGCGCCGCCGAGGTGGTATTCCGGCATGCCGATGCTGGCATCGACGAGGGCGAGGTCGGGGGCGCGGTGGCGGTTCAGCTCGAAGATCGATTGGTGCATCCGGTTGTGAAAGGATGATTTCTTCCAGTAGCCGCCCTGCTGATAGTGGCTCGGTGGGGCGCAGCCGATCATGTTTTTCATCGAAACCGTTACATCGGCCAGCGAATGGGCCTTGAGCACCGGCACCGAGACGACAAAACTTTCGAACAGGATCTCCGGCAGGTACATCTCCGGGAAAATCGTGCAGTCGCTGATTTCCAGACGGCGCAGTGGCGCCTCGTTGAGGTCGATCAGCGGGATGTTGTGACGGACGGCAATCTGGCGATAGCCGAGCTCCTGGTAGATTTCGGTGGTCGAAAGCTGGCGGTCACCGCTCCCTTCGGCGATGACAATCTCGCCGTCACAGTTTTCTGAAATGGCGACAACCAATGCTTCGGCGATACTGACCGGCAGGGTGATCGGCGGTGGTGACGCATTGACCAGGTTCGGCTTGATCAGGATTTTCCGTTGGTCACGCAAAACGTCAAACGCCCCGGCATTGGCCAGGGCGGTATGGACTGATTCTTCAGCTGAGATGTAGTTTTCAATGTGACAAGGTTTAGCCATGATCCTGTGCCCGCGGGCTCCGGATTGATTACATCATGAGGATCTTGTTCTTGAGGATCAGGATCTCAAACGACATCGCCATCTTCGCCGCCAGTTTCTGCAGATCGAGCAGTTTCTCCGGCAGGTCGGCGCTTTTGTCGTCGATATAGATGATGGTGACAACCCGGCCCATGACGATAACCGGAACGAGCAGGGCGGTCGGCGGCATATTGCCGCCCATCGATTCAACGAGCCGGAGATTGTCGGCGCTGGCTTTCGGGATCGGGCCGATATAGTAACTGGCGGTGTCGATGACCGTCTTCAGGATCGAGGGGTGATCGAGGGTAATCTGGAACTGCCCGAAATCGGTTTTGGGCTTAACATCGACATAAAGTTTCCATCCCTGAACTACTTGTCCACGGATCTGGAAGAGGGCGGCGCGGTCGACTTCCTGGCCGAGATGCGCGATCAGGCTGTCGGCAATATCCTCGCGATCAGCCGGATCGGCCAGGTGTTTGAAGACTTCCTCGATCGAGAAAGAATCAATACTCGCGATGCTCTCCTCAACGATATCGGCCTCGGCGAGATCAAAGACTTCGTCCGGCTCGGGCTCCGGTTTTTTTGCCGGCGCCGCCGGTTTCGGTGGAGCGGCAGCCGGCTTTCGCTCTGGCGCTGCCGGCTTCGGCGGCTCCTCGATCACTTCGTCGTCTTCGTCATCTTCAAACTTTATCGTGCGGGCCGTTTTCTTTTTCGTCTCCTGCTTGGTCTTCTCTATCGCTTCCTGCTCAGATTCTTTCTTCCTGGCCTCGAGGTGTTTCTGTCGCTGCGTCTCCATGTCCTTGATTTTTGGCGCAACGGTGGCCGGAACTTCTTCCGGCATGATTTCGTTGCCGACCTTGTCAGGTGAGCTGACCTCTAATTCATCGCGTAAAGATCCCTCGACTTTCTTGCTGACCTGGACGTAGCGGATTTCCCGCGGGATGTGGTAATACTTTTCCAGGGCGAGGATCAGACGAACTTCGGCGGCGACAGCCGGACGCACGATCAGACCGGTCCGGAAGGAGATCTCATCGATCGCCTTGAGGTCGGACGGGTTGGCCATGACCAGGGTCAGCTTGCGATGTTCGATCGAAAAAGGTACGACCTGGTACTGTTCGGCAATGTCGCGGGGGATAAGGTGGATCACATCATCCGGAATATTGTGGAGTTCTTCACCGGAAACGAGCGGAACCCGGAGCATGCGGCTCAGGGTCTTGGCGATATCATCTTCACGAACGAAGTCGAGCTCGATCAGGTTGGTGCCGAGCTTGCCACCAAAAATAACCTGGTATTTCAACGCCTCCTCGAGTTGATGAGGCGAGATTACACCCTCCTGGACCAGGAGTTCACCGAGTTTCATTGCAGCTGCCATACGGCCCCCAACAGTATTAAAACGGACAAGTAGTAAAGGTTACAAACAATCCGACTATTTAAAACCAGATTTTGTCAATAGTCAACCGTTAGCTTCGAGCCGCCGGAAATATTCATTCCGGCACCATTCTTCGGTGGCAATCATGGCGGCCAGGGCGTCCCTGAAGCCATCCCGGCCGATTGCAAAAACACCATGTCCGAAAACCATGACCGCTCCGGGCTCGCCGATCACCGGGGCGATGCGTTCAGCCAGGCCGCCGGCGCCGACTTCTCCGGCAACAATCGGGATAGTGCCGACCTGGCGAACATGCGGGCAATCTTTCCAGCAATCGGTGATCGGGCACTCGGCCGTTTCACAGATCATGCTCATGATGACGGCAAATTTCGGATGTCCGTGCAGCAGGGTCCGGGCGCCGGTTTGAGCATAAACCTTCTGGTGCGCCAGCAGTTCGCTCGATGCAGTGATACCGCAGGTCGACGAGTTGTCGATCGGAACCGGGTCGATGCACCCTTCGAGCTCGTCGAGGGAGGCGGCGGTCTGGGAGATATAGATCGTCTCCTGATGGCGCAGGCTGATATTGCCGAAGAACGAGTCGACCAGTCCGAGCCGCACCGTTTCGCGGCCGATTCGACAGATCTCATCGAGAATGTGTGCCCGTTCGTCGAGTGTCCCTGCCGGCGCGAACGCGATATCCGATGCAAGCGGCTTGAGCCAGTTTTTCTGAAAATCGGCGAGCGCCAGTTGTTCCTCTGCGGAGAGACTCTTTTCGCCGAGGATATCGAGCAGGTACTTGACGAACACCGAGTGAAAAATCGAGGAAACATTGATGTAGGCCTGCTCCGGGGTGACCGCGCCGGTGGCGATAATGCCGAGTCCCTCGACCAGGATGCCCTTGCGGTTGCCGAGCAGGCGGGCGAGTTGATCGGCCGGCTGCGTCGCCAACTCCTGGTGCCGGACAAACGGGATGTCGTGCAGAAAGGTCCGGGTTTCGGTGTCGCGGGGGACCAGGCAGGACTCGGCCCGACCGGCTTTTCTGATCAGGAAGTCGGCAAAGGGGAGGGCCGGTTCGACCAGGGCGACGGCGACCACGTTGAGGCGCTCGAGCAATTCGTGTCCCAATTGACAGAGATCGTCAGCCCCGGTGCCGACGATGCGATCGTCGTTGGCGAGCAGGGCGCTCCGTCCCGGCCGCCCGGTCCGGTCCAGTTCGAGCTTGTCGAGGAATTTCTGTGCCTGCCTGATCATGGTTGCTGCCCGAGGAAGTCGGAGTCGGTAAACCGGCCGTGATCGTCGAGGCCTCTGATCCGGTAGTATTTCCGGCGCTCCTCGAGGAAGCGGGTTCGATCAATCGGGTTGATGGAGATGCCGTCACCGCTGCTTCCCTCCTCCGTGAAGAAACGCTCCGGCAGGATATCATCAGTATCGGCGAAGCCGTTTTCGATATTATAAAACCGTTCGGTCAGGTAGATCCGTTCACCGATCCGCTTGAGTTCCTGCGGTGAGTAATCATGGCCGGTGACTGCTGACAGAGCTTCGGCGTACTCTTCGAGTGATGCTCCGAAAAACGAGAATTTGCAGGCGACCAGTGAGTCGATAACGGCGTTGCTGTCCTCGGCGATCTTGATTATCCGGGCTTTGCCGGCGAACGAGAAGCGATCGGTTGCGACCGGTTTGCGCAGAATTTCGTGCGAGATCGGGTAGGCGCGGAGATGACAGCCACCCCGGTTGCTGGTGCAGTAGGCGAGGGCCATGCCGTAAGCGCCGCGCGGGTCGTAGGCCGGCAGCTCAAGCGATTTGACCGCCATCGCGACCTCCGGATGGCCGAGCTGTTGCGCCATTCGCCGCGAACCGAGGGCGAGCAGGTCGCCATCGCCGTTGCGGTGGGCAATCGCCGCGAGCAGCTCCCCGAGCTCGGTCGCGGTCGGGAATTCGCCCCTGATTTCACCCCAGGCGGCAAGGGTCGCGGCGGCGGTGATGGTGTCGAGGCCCATTTCGTTGCAGAGGGTGTTCGCCTTGACGATGGTGTGCAGATCGTCGATCCGGTTCAGCGCCCCGAAGTGGGAGACGGTTTCATACTCCGGCAGGTGTTCGCCTTGCGGCGTGCTTTTCTTGCACTGGATCGGGCAGGCGTAGCAGCCGTCTTTCCTGGCCGCGAAGTGTTTGCGGATCGCCGGTCCGGAGTAGTTCGATGAATTCGCGAACAGCGTCTTCCGAAAATTGTCGGTCGGCGCCATGCGCCGCTGCGCCATCAAATCGACCAGGGCCGGGGTGCCGTATTCGGCAATGCCGAGCTCGCCGAAAATGACCGGCGACGCCCGGAACAGGCGCATAATATCCTGCTGCGCCAGGCGCAGTCGATCCGGGTCGGCGACCCGGGTCTTTCGATCACCTTTGACGGTGATCGCCTTGAGTTTTTTATGGCCCATTACGGCGCCGAGGCCGCCGCGACCGACGGCGTTCCCTTCGCTCATCATGATCGAGGCGTAGAGCACGCCATTCTCTCCGGCCGGACCGATCGCGGCGACGCTGCTGGCGTTGGCGAAGGCGCGCACGGTCGCCGAAACCGGTTCTCCCCAGAGCAGTGTCGCGTCGTCGAGCCGGGCGCCGTCTGCGGTGATATTGAGGGCGACCGGCCGGCTGCTTGTCCCGGTCACAACCAGGGCATCGTAACCGGCCTGCTTGAGCCGGTAGGCGAAACGGCCGCCGGCCGAGCAGTCATAAATTGTGTTGGTCAGGGGCGACCGGCTCACCACGGCAAGCCGGGCCGCGGTCGGGGCGGCGGTGCCGCACAGCGGACCGACGGCGAAGATCAGCGGCATGTCGGGATCGAATGGGTCAAGGCGGTAGTAATCGCGCATCATCCTGACCCCGAGGCCGCGGCCGCCGAGATAATTCGACAGCCATTCTCCGGGGATCGGTTGCGAATGGATAGTACCGGTACTCAGGTTGACGTGCAGGGCCTGGCCTTGCCAGCCGAACGGTTGTTTTCCAGAAACGCTCATGTGGTATTTCTCATATCGATTATTATTGTCCGGAACGTGGCCGTCGGGTCTGGCAGTGCGGCTTTCGTCCGGCTGACGCAGTGCCGGATCCTTCGCAGACATAATCACCGATAACAGGCGGGTGTTGTCAAGCTCTTTCCGGAGCGGCCAGAGACTTGAAGCAGTTTGTCATGATCAGGGAGCTGAGCTGAGGGAACAGGCTTACTGCTGCTCGATCGTTTCGCCGGACTGATGATCACTACGGGCGACCATGGTTCGCGACTCGAACCGGGCGAGCAATGGCTCGATCGTCGATTTGAAGGCGGTCAGGTTTGCCTCGGAGACCGGCTTGGCCGATTTGGCCTTGACCCGCGATGGATTGACCGGTCGGCCATGCTTGTACATCCGGAAGCAGAGGTGTGGTCCGGTGGCCAGTCCGGTGCTGCCGACATAACCGATAACCTGCCCCTGGGAGACCCGCTTGCCCTTCTTCATGCCCCGGGCAAAGCTGTTCATGTGCAGGTAGAGGGTCTGGTAGGTGCCGTTGTGACGGAGCTTGATATGACGACCGTTGTTGCGGTCCTTGGCGATCTTGACAATGGTGCCGTCGCCGACGGCCTTGATCGGGGTGCCGGTCGGGGCGGCATAATCGATCGCCGGGTGTGCCTTCCAGGTCTTGGTGATCGGGTGGTAGCGGCGCATGGTGAAACCGGATGAGATCCTCGAGAAAGAGAGCGGCGCTTTCAGGAACATCTTGCGGACGCTTTCGCCATTCTCATCGTAGTAGCCGGCACGGCTTTCGCCATCCCTGTAATAGAAGGCGCGGAAGGTCTCGCCACGGTTATTGAATTCGGCGGCGAGGATGCGGCCATAACCGGCCGGTTCGCCATCGCGGAAACGTTTTTCAACCAGCGCTTGGAAGGAGTCGCCCTTGCGGATGTCGAGAATGAAGTCGATGTCCCAGGCAAAGATATCGGCGAGGTTCATCGCCAGCTCGGGTGCCTCGTCGGTCGACGTGACGGCATCGAAGAGCGAGGTTTCGATCGTGCCGCGAACGAGATCGGTTTTGATCATGTAGTCGATCGGCTGGCGCGAAACATCGAAATTGTCGGTTCCGCGGATAATGATCAGCTGCTCGTCGCTGTTGATGTCATATTCGAAGCGTTCGAATTCGCCTTCGGTCAGGCAGATCTTGTAGGGCTGCCCGGTGCAGATTCTGGAGAGCGGGAAGACCGAACGGCTCTTCCGGTTGAGGTCGTCAATCTCCTGCAGGGTCAGGTATTCGTCGAGGAGGACGCTGATCGAATCGCCCTGGCTGACCGCACCTTCAATAAATTCCCGACGGATTTCCGGGACGATCTCTTTCGGCGGTGCCTCGGTGTGGGCCTCGGTGTTGGGTGTGATATTGGTGAAGATGAAGGGGACGGAGATGGCAATGATAGCGAACGCCACCATGTAGAGCGGCAGCAGTGAACGTCGCTTGCGCTTGTTGCGCAGGTTGGATCCCCTGGGGGGATTGAAATCATGATTCATTACAGCCCGGTCCCTGACACCCGGAATGTTGACCTTCCGAGTGTGAATTATGGCATAATTATATTAAATTAGTGATAATTCTGCCTATAAGTATCATAAAATTATGTCGTCTGTCCAGCGCTTTTGATAAATCGACTTGCCAGCAGTGCTCCGTTGACGTAAAACCGGAATTGAAAAGCAACAGGCGGACCCATCGATAACACAGAGGAGAAGTTATGGTCAACCGTGAAAGAATCACCGAAGAATTTATGCGCCAGGCGGCAATTTCAAGTCCGTCTCTAAAAGAGAGCGCGATGGCACAATACCTGGAAAAACGTTTTGCCGGGATGGGGGCCGAGGTCGTTTACGATGTCGCCGCCGGCCGGGTCGGCGGTGAAGTCAGCAACCTGATCGCGCGCTTTCCGGGAAGCCGGGATGGTGAGCCGTTCCTGTTCTCCGTACACATGGACACAGTCGTACCGTGTGATCATGTCGAGCCGGTTCTGGTCGATGGTGTCGTGCGTACGGCCGGCGAAACGGTTCTCGGGGCGGATGACAAGGCCGGGATCGCCGAGTTGATCGAAGCGCTCGAGGTGGTGCGGGAGCAGGGCATTGAGCATGCTCCGCTCGAGGTCGTGGTGACCATTGGCGAAGAGATCGGCCTGGTCGGCGCCAAACATCTCGATTATTCACTGGTCCGCTCAAAGCGGGGTATCGCGCTCGATACGCCGGGTGTCGACTGGATTGTCCGCCGGGCACCGGGCGCCAACCGGTTCGAGGTCACGGTTTACGGTCAGGCGGCCCAAGCCGGTGTTGCCCCGGAGAAAGGGGTGTCGGCGATCGAGGTCGCGGCCCGGGCCGTCGCCAGGATGCGTCTCGGCCGCATCGATTTTGAAACGACCGCCAACATCGGCACGATCAATGGCGGTCTGGCGACAAATATCGTTGCCGAAAAGGTGATCCTGAGCGGCGAAGCGCGCAGCCATGATGCCGAAAAACTGGCGGACCAGACGGCCCACATGCTCGCCTGCTTTGAAGAGGCGGCCGACGAGATGGTGCGCGAAATTGATGGTACGGTGGTCCGGGCCAGCATCAAAAGTGAGGTCCGGCCCGACTTCCCCCGAATGGCGGTCGCCGCCGATGCCGCGATTGTTGACCTGGCCAACCGGGCCGCAGCCAATATCGGTCGGGAGATGCGGGACCGCCTCGGCGGTGGCGGCAGCGACGCCAATATCTTCAATGAAAACGGCATCGAGATGGTCATCATCGGGACCGGCATGCAGAACGTCCATTCAACCGATGAAGAGGTCGCGGTCGCCGACCTGATGGCGGTGGCGGAGTTCCTGGTTGAAGTGATCCGTGAGGCTTGAACCTGTTGCAATATTATTGCATAACTTAAATATAATTAGAGTATAATTATATTTTAT
This region includes:
- a CDS encoding DUF479 domain-containing protein — translated: MRPVPPCSASTGPISSISVWRTASSEAVKRDSRPFPPYNLSMNYLMHLHLSDPTPLVRLGNMMGDFVKGRLEKAPYHPQIIHGLRQHRSIDSFSQVSPAVNASRERIDPRFGYFRGILIDVFYDHFLARNWDRHAEGTLEEFALETYLLLEEYQHILPEKLQAVAPRMIQYNWLVSYREVEVMERALIRIGERIKRENPLAEGYGELLKHYDELEEDSARFLVEAQRHLQEKFRST
- a CDS encoding aldolase, translated to MIRQAQKFLDKLELDRTGRPGRSALLANDDRIVGTGADDLCQLGHELLERLNVVAVALVEPALPFADFLIRKAGRAESCLVPRDTETRTFLHDIPFVRHQELATQPADQLARLLGNRKGILVEGLGIIATGAVTPEQAYINVSSIFHSVFVKYLLDILGEKSLSAEEQLALADFQKNWLKPLASDIAFAPAGTLDERAHILDEICRIGRETVRLGLVDSFFGNISLRHQETIYISQTAASLDELEGCIDPVPIDNSSTCGITASSELLAHQKVYAQTGARTLLHGHPKFAVIMSMICETAECPITDCWKDCPHVRQVGTIPIVAGEVGAGGLAERIAPVIGEPGAVMVFGHGVFAIGRDGFRDALAAMIATEEWCRNEYFRRLEANG
- a CDS encoding aldehyde:ferredoxin oxidoreductase, encoding MSVSGKQPFGWQGQALHVNLSTGTIHSQPIPGEWLSNYLGGRGLGVRMMRDYYRLDPFDPDMPLIFAVGPLCGTAAPTAARLAVVSRSPLTNTIYDCSAGGRFAYRLKQAGYDALVVTGTSSRPVALNITADGARLDDATLLWGEPVSATVRAFANASSVAAIGPAGENGVLYASIMMSEGNAVGRGGLGAVMGHKKLKAITVKGDRKTRVADPDRLRLAQQDIMRLFRASPVIFGELGIAEYGTPALVDLMAQRRMAPTDNFRKTLFANSSNYSGPAIRKHFAARKDGCYACPIQCKKSTPQGEHLPEYETVSHFGALNRIDDLHTIVKANTLCNEMGLDTITAAATLAAWGEIRGEFPTATELGELLAAIAHRNGDGDLLALGSRRMAQQLGHPEVAMAVKSLELPAYDPRGAYGMALAYCTSNRGGCHLRAYPISHEILRKPVATDRFSFAGKARIIKIAEDSNAVIDSLVACKFSFFGASLEEYAEALSAVTGHDYSPQELKRIGERIYLTERFYNIENGFADTDDILPERFFTEEGSSGDGISINPIDRTRFLEERRKYYRIRGLDDHGRFTDSDFLGQQP
- a CDS encoding peptidase M23, with translation MNHDFNPPRGSNLRNKRKRRSLLPLYMVAFAIIAISVPFIFTNITPNTEAHTEAPPKEIVPEIRREFIEGAVSQGDSISVLLDEYLTLQEIDDLNRKSRSVFPLSRICTGQPYKICLTEGEFERFEYDINSDEQLIIIRGTDNFDVSRQPIDYMIKTDLVRGTIETSLFDAVTSTDEAPELAMNLADIFAWDIDFILDIRKGDSFQALVEKRFRDGEPAGYGRILAAEFNNRGETFRAFYYRDGESRAGYYDENGESVRKMFLKAPLSFSRISSGFTMRRYHPITKTWKAHPAIDYAAPTGTPIKAVGDGTIVKIAKDRNNGRHIKLRHNGTYQTLYLHMNSFARGMKKGKRVSQGQVIGYVGSTGLATGPHLCFRMYKHGRPVNPSRVKAKSAKPVSEANLTAFKSTIEPLLARFESRTMVARSDHQSGETIEQQ
- a CDS encoding peptidase M20, translated to MVNRERITEEFMRQAAISSPSLKESAMAQYLEKRFAGMGAEVVYDVAAGRVGGEVSNLIARFPGSRDGEPFLFSVHMDTVVPCDHVEPVLVDGVVRTAGETVLGADDKAGIAELIEALEVVREQGIEHAPLEVVVTIGEEIGLVGAKHLDYSLVRSKRGIALDTPGVDWIVRRAPGANRFEVTVYGQAAQAGVAPEKGVSAIEVAARAVARMRLGRIDFETTANIGTINGGLATNIVAEKVILSGEARSHDAEKLADQTAHMLACFEEAADEMVREIDGTVVRASIKSEVRPDFPRMAVAADAAIVDLANRAAANIGREMRDRLGGGGSDANIFNENGIEMVIIGTGMQNVHSTDEEVAVADLMAVAEFLVEVIREA